A section of the Polynucleobacter sp. AP-Sving-400A-A2 genome encodes:
- a CDS encoding NADH-ubiquinone oxidoreductase-F iron-sulfur binding region domain-containing protein: MNHPKPSDEVKAIAVATADDLRETIRRKSKLKGRQADDVSLAEVRQLIGAAVDRRDLLIENLHKLNDEYRALHDRHLVALAKEMNLPMAEVYEVATFYHHFEVVRGNDPLADITLRVCDGIACELAGAQNLLAKLPAILGNPKIKVEAAPCVGRCEQAPVAVVHQYPVLFATTDKIAAAVKNNLTTHPMAKDSASFDPAAFVEKGISPQGDNQAVSPDYVGYESYRAQGGYALAKEIFEGKKDGESIVKIMESSGLRGLGGAGFPAGRKWRIVRDQVAPKLMAVNIDEGEPGTFKDRTYLERDPHRFLEGMLIAANVVGIDACYIYLRDEYHGCRELLEVELAKLIANPPFKLPLIELRRGAGAYICGEESAMIESIEGKRGEPRMRPPYIAQVGLFGRPTLEHNFETLYWVRDIVQRGPEWFSSFGRHDRKGLRSFSVSGRVKNPGVKLAPAGITIQELIDEYCGGMQDGHQFYGYLPGGASGGILPATMNDIPLDFDTLQPYGCFIGSAAVMVFGDKDKARDMALNVMHFFEHESCGQCTPCRVGTSKAAKLMQSSSWDQDTLEDLATVMVDASICGLGQAAPNPIRCIAKYFPEEVA; this comes from the coding sequence ATGAATCACCCAAAACCCTCGGATGAAGTCAAGGCTATTGCTGTTGCAACTGCAGATGATTTAAGGGAAACCATTCGTCGCAAGAGCAAACTCAAGGGTCGTCAAGCAGACGATGTGTCCTTGGCAGAGGTCCGCCAGTTAATTGGTGCTGCAGTTGATCGTCGCGATTTGCTAATTGAAAATTTACATAAGCTCAATGACGAATACCGTGCTTTGCATGATCGTCATTTAGTTGCCCTCGCAAAAGAAATGAATTTGCCGATGGCTGAGGTTTACGAAGTCGCTACTTTCTATCACCACTTTGAAGTGGTACGTGGCAATGATCCGTTAGCAGACATTACCCTGCGTGTCTGTGATGGCATCGCCTGCGAGCTAGCTGGTGCGCAAAATCTATTAGCCAAGTTACCGGCAATTTTGGGTAATCCAAAAATTAAGGTAGAGGCTGCTCCCTGTGTAGGCCGTTGTGAGCAGGCTCCAGTAGCGGTCGTACATCAGTACCCGGTATTGTTTGCAACTACCGATAAAATTGCCGCCGCCGTTAAAAATAATCTGACAACCCATCCAATGGCTAAGGACAGCGCGAGTTTTGACCCCGCAGCTTTTGTAGAGAAGGGCATATCTCCGCAAGGTGACAATCAAGCGGTTTCTCCAGACTATGTAGGTTATGAGTCTTATCGCGCACAGGGTGGCTACGCCTTAGCAAAAGAAATTTTTGAAGGTAAAAAAGACGGCGAGAGCATTGTCAAGATCATGGAAAGCTCGGGACTTCGTGGTCTCGGTGGTGCAGGTTTCCCAGCAGGACGTAAGTGGCGCATCGTGAGAGATCAAGTCGCTCCGAAGTTGATGGCAGTAAACATTGACGAAGGTGAGCCGGGCACATTTAAGGATCGTACATATTTAGAGCGCGATCCACATCGCTTCTTAGAGGGCATGTTAATTGCCGCTAATGTAGTGGGTATCGATGCTTGCTATATTTATTTGCGCGATGAGTACCATGGTTGCCGTGAATTGCTCGAAGTGGAGTTGGCTAAGCTGATTGCCAATCCGCCATTTAAATTGCCACTGATTGAGTTACGACGTGGTGCGGGCGCTTATATCTGCGGTGAAGAATCTGCCATGATTGAAAGTATTGAAGGCAAGCGTGGTGAGCCCCGTATGCGTCCTCCGTATATTGCTCAAGTTGGCTTGTTTGGCCGTCCAACACTGGAGCACAACTTTGAAACTCTCTACTGGGTACGTGACATTGTTCAGCGTGGTCCTGAGTGGTTCAGTTCTTTTGGTCGTCATGATCGCAAAGGCTTACGCAGCTTCAGCGTGAGCGGCCGAGTTAAAAACCCGGGTGTAAAACTGGCTCCAGCCGGGATTACGATTCAGGAGTTGATTGATGAGTACTGTGGCGGCATGCAAGATGGCCATCAGTTCTACGGCTATCTACCTGGTGGCGCTTCAGGAGGCATCTTGCCGGCAACCATGAATGACATTCCACTGGACTTCGATACCTTGCAGCCTTATGGCTGTTTCATTGGCTCTGCTGCAGTCATGGTGTTTGGTGATAAAGACAAAGCGCGTGATATGGCGCTCAATGTCATGCACTTCTTTGAGCATGAGAGCTGCGGTCAATGTACGCCATGTCGCGTAGGTACCAGCAAGGCTGCGAAGTTAATGCAGTCCTCATCTTGGGATCAAGATACTCTAGAAGACTTAGCAACTGTGATGGTTGACGCTTCTATTTGCGGTCTAGGTCAAGCTGCACCAAACCCCATTCGCTGTATTGCAAAATATTTCCCAGAAGAAGTTGCTTAA